GTGAGCTGCCACTGGGATGGGACTGAGCCGCCCTGCCCCTGAGGGACGCTGGAGCTCTGGGtccctgaggaggaagagggaacaCGGGATGGGCGGAGATGGATTAAACCTCCCCGGGGTCACAGTTTGGACCGCGCAAGCCAAGCGACACTGAGGGACAAAAGTGTGGGATTTTCTGTCCAATGCAATGTCGCACTGATGACCTGGGGGCTGTCACCCTGCGGTGGGAAGTGAAAGCCCCTCTGTGGGTTGGGGCTCcgtgggggcagcaggaggctcCTCAGTGCAGCAGGCTGAGTGATTCCCAGTGGAGCAGGCAGATTGATGGGCACCTGGAGCTTTGAATGAAATTACAGAGAATAGCACACGGAGGGCTCCTCCATACCGCGGGCTGGGGGATCCATGAGGGCAGCAAGCCGGGGCTCCCCGAGTGCATGGAGATTCCATGTCCTCTCCCATTCGCTCCCGGCGCAGGGTGGCACGGATGCGGAGAAGCACCGGGACCTGCTGGCGGCTGAGAACGAGCGCCTGCGGCAGGAGATGAAGGCATGCGAGGgggagctgcgggagctgcggcggcagcagcaggcacCGTGCCGCGACTGCCCCCACCTGCAGGTGAGTCGCCGGTGGTGGCGGTGGTGCTGGCAGGGTGATGGGCACCTGTGGGTGACATGGCCGTGTCTGTCCTGTCCTTTGCCAGGAGAACGccgggctgcaggagcagctgtcccagctgcagcgGGAGGCAGAGGAGACGCGGGCCAAGTTGGTGGAGCTGGACCTGGAGGTGCAGCAGAAGACGAACCGCTTGGCCGAAGTGGAGCTGCGGCTCAAGGACTCCCTGGCTGAGAGAGCCGAGGAGGAGGAGCGGCTCAGCCGGCGGCTGCGGGACAGCCAGGAGACCATCGCCAGCCTCAAGTCCCAGCCTCAGCAGATAAAGGTGGGCACCACAGGACTCTCCATTTTTCCTGGTTGGGCTGGGTGCCTTACAGTGCCCTGCAAGTGCAACCTGTCTCTCTGCCCTGAGCACATCAGCACAGCACCATGATTTCCTAAATTATCCTCCCTTGGGCCAGCATCAGCTCCATCCCAGGCCCCTCAGGTGCTGTTTCCCCAGTACACCCGATCTGTGGGTGCTTTCCCCTGCAGTACATCATCAAGACGGTGGAGGTGGAGTCAACCAAGGCAAAACAAGCTCTGTGCGAGACCCAGTCCCGAAACCAGtacctgcaggagcaggtgggGATGCAGAAGCAGGTGCTGAAGGAGAtggaacagcagctgcagagctcccagaAGACAGAGGCTCAGCTCCGAGCTCAGGTCTGAGTGCGACAGGTGTAAATCAGAATTCACCCTACAttctctgcctgcctggtgCTTGCCAGGTGCCACAGTGTGGCAGCAGGTGGGCACTGACTCAGAGTCACCCCCCACTTGCTCCTCTCCCAGATCATGATGTACGAGGCTGAGCTGGAGCGAGCCCATGGGCAGATGCTGGAGGAGATGCAGGcgatggaggaggagaagaaccGCGCCATTGAAGAGGCATTTTCCCGCGCCCAGGTGGAGATGAAGGCTGTGCACGAGAACCTGGCAGGTGAGGAGGGTTCAGGGGACTCTCAGGGTTGCCTGACTGATGTTAGGGTGTCATCATCTGCCCCCCACCCTGCCTTGTGACTGCAGGCGTCCGGACCAACCTGCTGACGCTGCAGCCGGCACTGCGCACCCTCACCCACGACTACAACAGCCTGAAGCGTCAGGTGCGCGACTTCCCCCTGCTTCTCCAGGAGACCCTGCGCAGCGCCAGGGCTGAGGTGAGCCCTCCCAGGACCACCACCCAGCACCCCTCCATGCAGGGTGGAGGTGCTACAGAGGGTCACTGAGCCACTGGTCTCCACTGCCCCCAGATCAGCCAGGCCATCGAGGAGGTGCACAGCACCAACCGGGAGCTGCTGCGCAAGTACCGGCGGGAGCTGCAGCTCCGCAAGAAGTGTCACAATGAGCTGGTCCGGCTGAAAGGTGTGCGGGGTGTGGTGTCCCTGAggtgggacaggagggacaggggagCATCCCCATAACGTGGTTGGGTTGGCTGCGGGATGCTTCAGCCCACCTCGTGTTTGATGGCTGAGTCTCTGCTTCTCCCCTCCAAGGAAACATCCGTGTTTTTGGGCGAGTCCGCCCCATCACAAAAGAGGACGGTGAGGGCCCCGAGGCAGCCAATGCTGTGACCTTCGATGCTGACGATGATGCTGTCCTGCACCTCCTGCACAAAGGGAAGCAGGTGTCCTTTGAGCTGGATAAGGTCTTCCCCCCACAAGCGTCCCAGGAGGAGGTGGGTGCTGCCATTCACACTGCTGGTATGAGGGGGGGAGGCAGCCACCTTCTCCTCACTCTCTCCTGTCCTCCCCCAGGTGTTTCAGGAGGTTCAAGCCCTGGTCACCTCCTGCATTGATGGCTACAATGTCTGCATCTTTGCCTATGGGCAGACAGGGGCAGGAAAAACCTACACGATGGAAGTGAGTTTGCTTggcttttcttctcagcttcCCACCCTGCAGTGCCCAGTCTTGGCACTCAGGCTGGTGACCAGCTCAGACCCAGTGTGCTGAGCCGGTGTGATGGTCACTGCTGCTCCACAACAGCACCCTGGGCTTTGcttctgctcagaaaaaatacagaataaaatgcaAGAGGGTGTTTTTTATCCCATTTCTCACCCCAATCCATCAGGGGACGGCTGCAAACCCAGGGATCAACCAGCgggccctgcagctcctcttctCCGAGGTGCGGAGCAAAGCAGCTGACTGGGACTATGCCATCACTGTCAGCGCTGCCGAGATCTACAACGAGGCGCTCAGGTAcggggagggggaagaaactTTTCTGGACAtcaccctgtgctgctctcccccACATCCCTCCACCCCTGCCTAGGCCTCACAACTTGTCCCAGGGCCCTGAGCGCTGCATTTGGCCCTgcaaggatttatttttaatttattttggtgCACACTGCCCTTCCCATGAGCTGCATCATTTACACAGGCTCCCAGCTGCACCATCACTCCCACTCCCTGGCCCTGATGCAGTGGTGGGGGCGTCCCCctctccccccttcccctgcccacGGACACTATATTTAGGAAGTTGTAACTGGGAGCTGAAAgcatgagaaatattttcctccctAGTCCAGCCACAGGAGGGGAGGGGCCTGGGAGCACATCCATGAGAATAactgggaacagggatgggagCGTGGTCTGAGTTGGGTGAGAGGAGGCACATGAGAGCCAAGAGAGTTAAGGTCTATAAATAAGATGTGCAGCTCCCCGGGAAGAGACGGCTGCTCTGGCAGTGTTGGCACATAGCCCTGACACGCGGAATGGATGCCAGCACGCCCCTGGGATGGGAATGATAACGGGTGCCCCTTTGCCCAGGGACTTGCTGGGGAAGGAGCcacaggagaagctggagaTCAAGCTGTGCCCTGATGGCAGCGGGCAGCTCTACGTGCCCGGGCTCACTGAGTTCAGAGTGCAGAGCGTGGAGGACATCAACAAGGTCTGGGGAGATGGGGGGTGGCAGGCACAGGAGGGTAGCAGGCACAGGAGGGTGGCAGCAGGGTTGCAGTGAACTGAGGAGGGGTCTTTGGTGTGTGACTCCTGGATTTGGGAGCATTTCTGAAGCACTGGCAAGCAACAGGGACCAAAATAGATCCCTGGGTGTGATGTGACAGTCACTGTCCCATGGAGTGAGCCACAGggggttaaaaataaaagcgTGGGGCCCAGACAGTTCCTGAGGGATTAGTGGGATGCGGCTGTCACCGCAGTGCCCTGCCTGTCACCCCTGCCTCTGGTGCATCACCCAGGCTGAGACCTGACAGCGGTCATCACCCTGATGGGCCAGGCAGCCCATGCTCAGGTTCATCCCTGGATCACAGGGGATTTGTGGTGGGACTGGGGCAGGTTGGCCTCACCCCCCCAACTCCCTGGACTCCCCCAGGTCTTCGAGTTTGGCCATGTCAAACGAGTGACAGAGTGCACCAACCTGAATGAGCACAGCTCTCGCTCCCACGCCCTCCTCATCGTCACCGTCCGTGGCCTCGACCGCAGCACGGGGCTCCGCACCACAGGTGGGTGTCACACGGCAAACCCCTCACCGGGGCACCTGGGCTGCGGCATCCCAGGGGTGTGTGAGGCTGGGTGCTGATGCCAGCGGTGGGGTTTTGGCTGTGTGTCCTCAGGGAAGCTGAACCTGGTGGACCTGGCGGGGTCGGAGCGGGTCGGGCGGTCGGGCGCGGAGGGCAGCCGGCTCCGCGAGGCGCAGCACATCAACAAGTCCCTGTCGGCGCTGGGCGATGTCATTTACGCCCTGCGCTCCCGGCAGGGCCACGTGCCCTTCCGCAACTCCAAGCTGACCTACCTGCTGCAGGACTCACTCAGCGGCGACAGCAAGACCCTCATGATGGTGCAGGTAGGGGCTGGGCACCCAGTGCCTGTCAGTATCCCCACAGCCAGGCAATGTGGTTTCTGGGTCCCTTCTtgccccagtgctggggcaggtgggagggatgctggaggcaggagctgggctggagttGAGGGACGGGGCTTGCCCATGGGGCATCATCCAGTCTGCAATTGTGGTGCCACAGGCagctctctctctgtctctgcacCCCAGACGAGGCCAAGGGATGGGGAATTGACTCGGAGGTCCATGatcctgccctccctgcctgcacatGGATGCTGTCCCTATGGGCACAATCTCTTCGTATATTGTCATCTCCCCATCCCCTCTTTTTCTGGGAGGATTTTAAGCTCTGGCAGCTTCTCCACCCCTGCCTTGTGATCCCCcactcccagctgctggcacccacACCGAGCCCCCGTGGGGGCTGCCTGAGCCCCTGCACCTGCCACAGCtattccaggctgctcctcGCACTGGGGCAGTTGGTGACAGGGAATCCAGCTGGCTCAGACACTGGCCCAGGCGTGGATGGATGGGGCTAGCCTGGGAGGGGCAGGTTAATAATAGCATCTCAccggccagcagcagcaggttgcCTGGGGGGAGCCCTTGGGgtgcacaggcagctgccagggtGACTTTGTGCCTGCTCCTCCCTGACCACAGGTCTCCCCTGCTGAGAAGAACACCAGTGAGACGCTGTGCTCCCTGAAGTTTGCCGAGAGGGTTCGCTCTGTGGAGCTGGGTCCTGTCTCCCGcaaggctgagctgggctcaTGGCCCAGCCAGGAGCACCTGGAGGTACCCAAGTGGCTGCTAGTGCCcttcctctccaccctcacCCCAGGGATCACCCCTGTTTTGCCCCCACACGTGGTCCCCAGAGCTGTTGGATGTTCCCCTAGAGCCACCTCCATTGGGCACCATCACCTGGTGGGATGCAGGTTGTTTCCAAACTGCAGTGTCCAGCCAATGCTGCCACCTTGGCTGTTCCAAGCCATTTTGCAGCAGTCCCATGGTAGCCCCTGAGAAATTTGGACACCACTACTCAGGCATGCACTGTCTGCCTGTGCATCCATCCCCATTTCTTCCCTCTGGGCCCTGGCATGGGCTGATCctggggctgtgtcccctctcctcccagggTGACTCGCCGGGTTCTGCAGCACCACCTGGCCGGGGGCCACGCATCCCCAGCCCGGGGCAGCTCTCCAGTCGCTCTGCCTCCATCCGCAGGAAGCTCCACACCTCAGGTGGGTGGTGGGACACCTTGAGAGCCCAGACAGGGTCCTTCCATCCCAGGAGGCTCCAGCCACCAGCCCGTGGCAAAGCCTGCAGGGGAGAGTGAGCAGATTTGTAGTCAGCTCATTAACTAATGGCTAATTAGCCATGGCTAGCACTTCCCCAAGAGTGCCCTGGTTCGAAGGCACTGCTGATGGCTCAGGGGGCAAGGGGAGGGCAATGTCACCAGGCTGAACCTCTCTCCCCTTCGATTTCAGCCTGACTTAGGGGCAGCCGTGGCTGCCAGGTGAGTGCCTGTGGCTGGCGCTGGTGGAGGGCTCTGCTTCgccctgcttcccaggcagggcagggctgctgggctgtgcagggacgCTGCTGGGGATGCTTGTGGTACCAGCTCCTGCTACACTGCCACCAGACGGGGCTGGGGCACTGGTGGCTGTGCCCCTGCCTGCTGTAATCCATGCATGTCTCCCCCCAGGGAAGCTGAGGCCAGTGCCCCTGTGACGAGTGCCAGCCACTGCATCAAACCCACTGCAGGACCCAGCCCCTCACAGTGACACTGAGACGGCTGCTGGAAGACAGGAAGGCTTTGGTGCTGTTCCCTTGGCCACCAGGACCCGTGACCAGAGGGTGATGGCACCTCTCACCATGAGCAGCATGGGGTCAGGGtctcccagcagccagccctgcctctcaGGGTGGGGGACAgtggtgctgggcagagctctgccccCTCAGATGCTCAGCTCTGTGAGTTTATTTTTGCTGGACAGATGTTTTTAGCCacagcaaggagctgctggttgcTCCCTCCATCTCTCCAGCTTTGCTTTTACAATGAGATCTGGCTGGAAGGGGTGTGCAGAGCCAGaccagcccctggccctgcctcTGCTACTGCCACAGGGCCAGCCTGGCCACAGCTCCTGCAAGACTCTGTCTGGGCAGCTGCCCGATGTCGTTCAGAGCAGCGCTTCCTCCACGTTAAGCCACAAAAactcccagcagctcttttccctgTCAGTTTCTCAAGCCCTGTTGTTGCATGAAGGCCCCCGGTGCTGTGCATGAGCCGAGCTGCCATTCCTCGtggtgccagtgctgccagggccCCATGCTGTCTGCCTGTGGTACACAGCACCAGGGGGGATGGAGCAGTCTTGAATGAAGCTACTGTAAAGTTATTTACCAGTTGTCTTGTCAAGAGAGATCACAGTGTGGTCGAGATGAAagtgtttcaaatatttatacCTGTTTACATGGTCTTGGAATGGAAAActagtggaaaacaaaaagacccCTAAACCTCCAGCCCAAAAGCCTCTTGGCTTATGTATGGGGATGGTGGTTGGCAGGGGCATGGGAGGAGATGGGACTGCCCTTGGACCTATCAACACCCACCTGTGGGTACATTTCCTCCTGCTCGAAATCCCTGCTGGAGGCACTGATGGCTCTTTCCACCACAGCCCTCTCCTCTCGCACTTCCATGGCGgattctatttaaaaacaaaaaagggaaaaataaattcagcctTTTGTAAGATTAGATGTTtctatgtattttaataattaaaaaatatcctgttttgtaacaaaacttattttaaataaactgttaAAGCCAGTCCTCCTGCGCTGCTGTTCTTGAACCCTGCTTGAGGTGGGGTGGGTGCTTCTTCCATCCTCCCAGCATCTCCCAtagggctggaaaagcccaTAATACCCTTGCAGCTGTCCCCGGGGCCAGCCTAGCAGCACGGTCCCCACCCCATTTTGCAGCTATCAGGCTTCTGCAATTGGCGGGAGAGCAGTGGTTAAACCCAAAGTGAGTCCCAATGCTCCCATGTCCTGCTCCACCTTGTCCTGCTCCACCTCCCATTCCAACAATAGGCTGGTGCCTGGCAGAGCCTTTTCACACCTCATGGGGGGCCAGGCATGGGATTATCACCAGATGAggcaggaagcagctgcagagca
This genomic interval from Corvus cornix cornix isolate S_Up_H32 chromosome 11, ASM73873v5, whole genome shotgun sequence contains the following:
- the KIFC3 gene encoding kinesin-like protein KIFC3 isoform X1; its protein translation is MHTLWVLAGLLVQGWSKGSSRRSGMQAAESIPAHHEECEHRSLKGCFCRPVGTVRRLACGGGCFQKKCPGPGLAWMGPQRCCCTRDPRAMITSRTAWDLGSGPSAGAAWKTKDLAPAGRGQDRLGTASGAGTSPQVPLLPALLHHKILSVSWLDTANPRGLCRALQTQALRDRTCKRREETQHRAPTPATEEPPASPREPAAATAVQAASTMNLEKAGGRLCGGKRASLPTARPFPMIQEVMASMAHLQKEKLRLQEELLELQEKLTAQENNELSLSLQLQGQVETLKEKLLEQAQEISRLRSELGGTDAEKHRDLLAAENERLRQEMKACEGELRELRRQQQAPCRDCPHLQENAGLQEQLSQLQREAEETRAKLVELDLEVQQKTNRLAEVELRLKDSLAERAEEEERLSRRLRDSQETIASLKSQPQQIKYIIKTVEVESTKAKQALCETQSRNQYLQEQVGMQKQVLKEMEQQLQSSQKTEAQLRAQIMMYEAELERAHGQMLEEMQAMEEEKNRAIEEAFSRAQVEMKAVHENLAGVRTNLLTLQPALRTLTHDYNSLKRQVRDFPLLLQETLRSARAEISQAIEEVHSTNRELLRKYRRELQLRKKCHNELVRLKGNIRVFGRVRPITKEDGEGPEAANAVTFDADDDAVLHLLHKGKQVSFELDKVFPPQASQEEVFQEVQALVTSCIDGYNVCIFAYGQTGAGKTYTMEGTAANPGINQRALQLLFSEVRSKAADWDYAITVSAAEIYNEALRDLLGKEPQEKLEIKLCPDGSGQLYVPGLTEFRVQSVEDINKVFEFGHVKRVTECTNLNEHSSRSHALLIVTVRGLDRSTGLRTTGKLNLVDLAGSERVGRSGAEGSRLREAQHINKSLSALGDVIYALRSRQGHVPFRNSKLTYLLQDSLSGDSKTLMMVQVSPAEKNTSETLCSLKFAERVRSVELGPVSRKAELGSWPSQEHLEGDSPGSAAPPGRGPRIPSPGQLSSRSASIRRKLHTSGKLRPVPL
- the KIFC3 gene encoding kinesin-like protein KIFC3 isoform X3, producing the protein MITSRTAWDLGSGPSAGAAWKTKDLAPAGRGQDRLGTASGAGTSPQVPLLPALLHHKILSVSWLDTANPRGLCRALQTQALRDRTCKRREETQHRAPTPATEEPPASPREPAAATAVQAASTMNLEKAGGRLCGGKRASLPTARPFPMIQEVMASMAHLQKEKLRLQEELLELQEKLTAQENNELSLSLQLQGQVETLKEKLLEQAQEISRLRSELGGTDAEKHRDLLAAENERLRQEMKACEGELRELRRQQQAPCRDCPHLQENAGLQEQLSQLQREAEETRAKLVELDLEVQQKTNRLAEVELRLKDSLAERAEEEERLSRRLRDSQETIASLKSQPQQIKYIIKTVEVESTKAKQALCETQSRNQYLQEQVGMQKQVLKEMEQQLQSSQKTEAQLRAQIMMYEAELERAHGQMLEEMQAMEEEKNRAIEEAFSRAQVEMKAVHENLAGVRTNLLTLQPALRTLTHDYNSLKRQVRDFPLLLQETLRSARAEISQAIEEVHSTNRELLRKYRRELQLRKKCHNELVRLKGNIRVFGRVRPITKEDGEGPEAANAVTFDADDDAVLHLLHKGKQVSFELDKVFPPQASQEEVFQEVQALVTSCIDGYNVCIFAYGQTGAGKTYTMEGTAANPGINQRALQLLFSEVRSKAADWDYAITVSAAEIYNEALRDLLGKEPQEKLEIKLCPDGSGQLYVPGLTEFRVQSVEDINKVFEFGHVKRVTECTNLNEHSSRSHALLIVTVRGLDRSTGLRTTGKLNLVDLAGSERVGRSGAEGSRLREAQHINKSLSALGDVIYALRSRQGHVPFRNSKLTYLLQDSLSGDSKTLMMVQVSPAEKNTSETLCSLKFAERVRSVELGPVSRKAELGSWPSQEHLEGDSPGSAAPPGRGPRIPSPGQLSSRSASIRRKLHTSGKLRPVPL
- the KIFC3 gene encoding kinesin-like protein KIFC3 isoform X4 codes for the protein MNLEKAGGRLCGGKRASLPTARPFPMIQEVMASMAHLQKEKLRLQEELLELQEKLTAQENNELSLSLQLQGQVETLKEKLLEQAQEISRLRSELGGTDAEKHRDLLAAENERLRQEMKACEGELRELRRQQQAPCRDCPHLQENAGLQEQLSQLQREAEETRAKLVELDLEVQQKTNRLAEVELRLKDSLAERAEEEERLSRRLRDSQETIASLKSQPQQIKYIIKTVEVESTKAKQALCETQSRNQYLQEQVGMQKQVLKEMEQQLQSSQKTEAQLRAQIMMYEAELERAHGQMLEEMQAMEEEKNRAIEEAFSRAQVEMKAVHENLAGVRTNLLTLQPALRTLTHDYNSLKRQVRDFPLLLQETLRSARAEISQAIEEVHSTNRELLRKYRRELQLRKKCHNELVRLKGNIRVFGRVRPITKEDGEGPEAANAVTFDADDDAVLHLLHKGKQVSFELDKVFPPQASQEEVFQEVQALVTSCIDGYNVCIFAYGQTGAGKTYTMEGTAANPGINQRALQLLFSEVRSKAADWDYAITVSAAEIYNEALRDLLGKEPQEKLEIKLCPDGSGQLYVPGLTEFRVQSVEDINKVFEFGHVKRVTECTNLNEHSSRSHALLIVTVRGLDRSTGLRTTGKLNLVDLAGSERVGRSGAEGSRLREAQHINKSLSALGDVIYALRSRQGHVPFRNSKLTYLLQDSLSGDSKTLMMVQVSPAEKNTSETLCSLKFAERVRSVELGPVSRKAELGSWPSQEHLEGDSPGSAAPPGRGPRIPSPGQLSSRSASIRRKLHTSGKLRPVPL
- the KIFC3 gene encoding kinesin-like protein KIFC3 isoform X2 — translated: MHTLWVLAGLLVQGWSKGSSRRSGMQAAESIPAHHEECEHRSLKGCFCRPVGTVRRLACGGGCFQKKCPGPGLAWMGPQRCCCTRDPRAMITSRTAWDLGSGPSAGAAWKTKDLAPAGRGQDRLGTASGAGTSPQVPLLPALLHHKILSVSWLDTANPRGLCRALQTQALRDRTCKRREETQHRAPTPATEEPPASPREPAAATAVQAASTMNLEKAGGRLCGGKRASLPTARPFPMIQEVMASMAHLQKEKLRLQEELLELQEKLTAQENNELSLSLQLQGQVETLKEKLLEQAQEISRLRSELGGTDAEKHRDLLAAENERLRQEMKACEGELRELRRQQQAPCRDCPHLQENAGLQEQLSQLQREAEETRAKLVELDLEVQQKTNRLAEVELRLKDSLAERAEEEERLSRRLRDSQETIASLKSQPQQIKYIIKTVEVESTKAKQALCETQSRNQYLQEQVGMQKQVLKEMEQQLQSSQKTEAQLRAQIMMYEAELERAHGQMLEEMQAMEEEKNRAIEEAFSRAQVEMKAVHENLAGVRTNLLTLQPALRTLTHDYNSLKRQVRDFPLLLQETLRSARAEISQAIEEVHSTNRELLRKYRRELQLRKKCHNELVRLKGNIRVFGRVRPITKEDGEGPEAANAVTFDADDDAVLHLLHKGKQVSFELDKVFPPQASQEEVFQEVQALVTSCIDGYNVCIFAYGQTGAGKTYTMEGTAANPGINQRALQLLFSEVRSKAADWDYAITVSAAEIYNEALRDLLGKEPQEKLEIKLCPDGSGQLYVPGLTEFRVQSVEDINKVFEFGHVKRVTECTNLNEHSSRSHALLIVTVRGLDRSTGLRTTGKLNLVDLAGSERVGRSGAEGSRLREAQHINKSLSALGDVIYALRSRQGHVPFRNSKLTYLLQDSLSGDSKTLMMVQVSPAEKNTSETLCSLKFAERVRSVELGPVSRKAELGSWPSQEHLEGDSPGSAAPPGRGPRIPSPGQLSSRSASIRRKLHTSA
- the KIFC3 gene encoding kinesin-like protein KIFC3 isoform X5 translates to MAGPWLEPDPAAKEFLSRPENRMQLEMPKQVETLKEKLLEQAQEISRLRSELGGTDAEKHRDLLAAENERLRQEMKACEGELRELRRQQQAPCRDCPHLQENAGLQEQLSQLQREAEETRAKLVELDLEVQQKTNRLAEVELRLKDSLAERAEEEERLSRRLRDSQETIASLKSQPQQIKYIIKTVEVESTKAKQALCETQSRNQYLQEQVGMQKQVLKEMEQQLQSSQKTEAQLRAQIMMYEAELERAHGQMLEEMQAMEEEKNRAIEEAFSRAQVEMKAVHENLAGVRTNLLTLQPALRTLTHDYNSLKRQVRDFPLLLQETLRSARAEISQAIEEVHSTNRELLRKYRRELQLRKKCHNELVRLKGNIRVFGRVRPITKEDGEGPEAANAVTFDADDDAVLHLLHKGKQVSFELDKVFPPQASQEEVFQEVQALVTSCIDGYNVCIFAYGQTGAGKTYTMEGTAANPGINQRALQLLFSEVRSKAADWDYAITVSAAEIYNEALRDLLGKEPQEKLEIKLCPDGSGQLYVPGLTEFRVQSVEDINKVFEFGHVKRVTECTNLNEHSSRSHALLIVTVRGLDRSTGLRTTGKLNLVDLAGSERVGRSGAEGSRLREAQHINKSLSALGDVIYALRSRQGHVPFRNSKLTYLLQDSLSGDSKTLMMVQVSPAEKNTSETLCSLKFAERVRSVELGPVSRKAELGSWPSQEHLEGDSPGSAAPPGRGPRIPSPGQLSSRSASIRRKLHTSGKLRPVPL